In Acidobacteriota bacterium, a single window of DNA contains:
- a CDS encoding GMC family oxidoreductase: GRVVALCAQSLESVRILFNSANRQYPNGLANSSGVLGHYLMDHISGGGASGELPQLTGKPTLNSPNRPDGIYVIRFRNTHNGSRFGKFLRGYGFQGGGGVKFNLDAPGFGESFKKAIQDPVVSVSLGGFGECLASWDNYAEINPNVVDTYGIPVLNFHMKYGENEYAMLKDMAESAAEMLETTGAKNIHLSERADGPGWAIHEVGVARMGDNPRASVLNQFQQSHDVRNIFVLDGAGFTSTACQNPTLTIMALCVRSCDHLMQELKRGNV; the protein is encoded by the coding sequence CGGGCGGGTGGTGGCGCTCTGCGCCCAGTCGCTGGAGTCGGTGCGCATCCTTTTCAACTCCGCCAACCGCCAATACCCGAACGGCCTGGCCAACTCCAGCGGAGTGCTGGGCCACTACCTCATGGACCACATTTCAGGTGGCGGCGCCAGCGGAGAACTACCGCAACTTACTGGCAAGCCCACACTCAACAGTCCTAACCGCCCTGACGGCATCTACGTGATCCGGTTTCGAAATACGCACAACGGGTCCAGGTTCGGGAAGTTTCTACGCGGATATGGATTCCAGGGCGGTGGTGGAGTGAAATTCAACCTCGACGCCCCCGGCTTCGGCGAATCCTTCAAAAAGGCCATTCAGGACCCTGTTGTATCAGTTAGTCTGGGAGGCTTCGGGGAGTGTTTGGCGAGCTGGGACAACTATGCGGAGATTAATCCGAACGTCGTGGATACTTATGGGATTCCCGTTCTGAATTTCCATATGAAATACGGAGAGAACGAATACGCCATGCTGAAGGACATGGCCGAGTCTGCGGCCGAAATGCTGGAGACAACTGGCGCAAAGAACATTCATCTCAGCGAGCGCGCCGACGGACCAGGATGGGCTATTCACGAAGTGGGGGTAGCGCGCATGGGCGACAATCCCCGCGCCTCCGTGCTCAACCAGTTTCAACAGAGCCACGACGTCAGGAACATCTTTGTTCTAGACGGAGCGGGGTTCACTTCTACAGCCTGCCAGAACCCGACCCTTACCATCATGGCGCTTTGTGTCCGTTCATGCGATCACCTGATGCAGGAATTAAAGCGCGGGAATGTTTAA